The following is a genomic window from Bosea sp. RAC05.
ATCGCCACAGCGAAGGAACTCGGCATCAAGGTCGCCCGGACCACGGGCAGCAACGCGCTTCCCGTCGCCGAATTCGCGCTGGGACTCATGATCTCGGCCCTGCGCTACATCGGCTACGGCCATGCCGAGCTGAAGAAGGGGCACTGGAGCACAGGCAGCCTGCCGGGCGAGACCTTCATGCTCTCGGGCAAGACGGTCGGCCTCATCGGCTTCGGCGCGATCGGCCAGAACGTCGCCAGGCTGCTCCGGGGCTTCGGCTGCACCATCCTCTACAGCAAGCGCCAGCCCCTGACGGCGCAGGAGGAGGCCACCCTCGGCGTCCGCCATGCCACCCTGGACGAGATCCTGGCGCAGGCGGACATCGTCTCGCTGCACTGCCCGCTGACGCCTGAGACCACCAACCTGATCGGCCGCGAGGCCTTCGCCAGGATGAAGAAGACGGCTGTGCTCATCAATGTCGCGCGCGGCGGGGTCGTCGACGAATCGGCGTTGGTGACCGCGCTGCGCGACCGCGAGATCGCCGGCGCGGCGATGGACGTCTACGCGATCGAGCCGCTGCCGGCCGACAGCGAATTGCTGACGCTCGACAATCTCGTGGTCACGCCGCATCTCGCGGCGATGGCCGCGGACAACTTCGCCCCGACCGTGTCGCGGATGTTCGCCAACATCGCCCATGTCTCGCGCGGCGAGCCGGTGCCAGCCAAGGATCTCGTCGTCTGAGGCTGCGACACCCCGTCCAGCGGGCCCATTGATATGCATCAAGGCCCGCCGGCACCGCCCCCTCTAAGCCTCGTCCATGACAGCGTGCGCGAAGAGCGCCGCAGGGTGAGCAGGGGCTGGGCATGGCGACGACGGGCAATCCGATCCGACAGGCGACGACAGGCGAGTTGACGGGCATCGCGCTCGCCGCAGTGACCTTTCTGGGTCTTCTGCTGATCGCCGCGAAGACCGACCATGGCGCCTACGCCTTCCATGCCGCCGTCGGCATGGCGGCGGCGCTGGCGACCATCTTCCTGATCGGCAACCGCTGCTTCAAGCCGGGCACCGGGCCCGCGCCGCAGGAGATCGACGGCCGGCCCAATTACAACATGGACCCGGTCAAGTTCGGCACCATCGCGGCGATGTTCTGGGGCATCGCCGGCTTCACGGTCGGGCTGATCATTGCGCTCCAGCTCGCCTTCCCGGTCCTGAACTTCGATCTGCCCTGGATCAATTTCGGACGCCTGCGCCCGCTGCACACCTCGGCGGTAATCTTCGCCTTCGGCGGCAACGTCCTGATCGCGACCTCCTTCTACGTCGTCCAGCGCACCTCGCGCGCCCGGCTGGCGGGCGATCTGTCGCCCTGGTTCGTGGTGCTCGGCTACAACCTGTTCATCGTCATCGCCGGCACGGGCTACCTGCTCGGCATCACCCAGGGCAAGGAATACGCCGAGCCGGAATGGTACGCCGATCTCTGGCTGACGATCGTCTGGGTCGTCTATCTGCTGGTCTTCCTGCTGACGCTGGCCAAGCGCAAGGAACCCCACATCTATGTGGCGAACTGGTTCTACCTCGCCTTCATCGTCACCATCGCGGTTCTGCATCTCGGCAACAACCTCGCGCTGCCGGTCTCGATCTTCTCGCCGAAGTCCTACATCGTCTGGTCCGGCGTGCAGGATGCCATGTTCCAGTGGTGGTACGGCCATAACGCGGTCGGCTTCTTCCTCACCGCCGGCTTCCTCGCGATCATGTACTACTTCGTGCCCAAGCGCGCGAACCGGCCGGTCTACAGCTACCGCCTCTCGATCATCCACTTCTGGGCGCTGATCTTCATCTATATCTGGGCCGGCCCCCACCACCTGCACTACACCGCCCTGCCCGACTGGGCGCAGACGCTCGGCATGACCTTCTCGATCATGCTGTGGATGCCCTCCTGGGGCGGCATGATCAACGGAATCATGACCCTCTCGGGCGCCTGGGACAAGCTGCGCACCGACCCCGTGCTGCGCCTGATGGTCGTCTCGCTCGCCTTCTACGGCATGTCGACCTTCGAGGGCCCGCTGATGTCGATCAAGGCGGTCAACTCGCTCTCGCACTATACCGACTGGACCATCGGCCACGTCCATTCCGGCGCGCTCGGCTGGGTCGCCTACATCTCCTTCGGCGCGATCTACTGCCTCGTGCCCTGGCTGTGGAACCGCAAGGAGCTGTATTCGCTCAAGCTGGTGAACTGGCACTTCTGGATCTCGACGCTCGGCATCGTGCTCTACATCTCGGCGATGTGGGTCTCGGGCATCCTCCAGGGCCTGATGTGGCGGGCCTACACCTCGCTCGGCTTCCTCGAATACTCCTTCATCGAGACCGTCGCGGCGATGCACCCCTTCTACGTCATCCGCGCGCTCGGCGGCGCGCTCTTCCTGGCCGGCGCTCTGATCATGGTCTTCAACGTCTGGATGACCATCACCAGCGGCGAGCCGGAGAGCGCCCAGGACAACGCCCCGCTTCAGCCCCGCCTCGTGCCGGCCGAGTAAGGACCGCTTTCATGACCACCATCGAACACAAGGCCCCGCGCAAGTCGCTCTGGTCCAAGCACAAGATCTTCGAGACCAACTCCATCGTCCTGATCATCGGCGTCCTGCTGGTGATCTCGGTCGGCGGCCTGGTCGAGATCGCCCCGCTCTTCTACCTGAAGAACACGATCGAGAAGGTCGAGGGCATGCGCCCCTACACGCCGCTCGAGCTGGCCGGCCGCGCCATCTATGTCCGCGAGGGCTGCTACAACTGCCACAGCCAGATGATCCGGCCGCTGCGTGACGAGGTCGAGCGCTACGGGCATTACTCGCTGGCCG
Proteins encoded in this region:
- a CDS encoding 2-hydroxyacid dehydrogenase; the protein is MTETICLLDMTTPARAEKLRALLPPGFVLTHGTARGDEHMKEIIAEADYAISGQVAVSGDVLRAGKKLKLLHKWGVGYDNIDIATAKELGIKVARTTGSNALPVAEFALGLMISALRYIGYGHAELKKGHWSTGSLPGETFMLSGKTVGLIGFGAIGQNVARLLRGFGCTILYSKRQPLTAQEEATLGVRHATLDEILAQADIVSLHCPLTPETTNLIGREAFARMKKTAVLINVARGGVVDESALVTALRDREIAGAAMDVYAIEPLPADSELLTLDNLVVTPHLAAMAADNFAPTVSRMFANIAHVSRGEPVPAKDLVV
- the ccoN gene encoding cytochrome-c oxidase, cbb3-type subunit I; this encodes MATTGNPIRQATTGELTGIALAAVTFLGLLLIAAKTDHGAYAFHAAVGMAAALATIFLIGNRCFKPGTGPAPQEIDGRPNYNMDPVKFGTIAAMFWGIAGFTVGLIIALQLAFPVLNFDLPWINFGRLRPLHTSAVIFAFGGNVLIATSFYVVQRTSRARLAGDLSPWFVVLGYNLFIVIAGTGYLLGITQGKEYAEPEWYADLWLTIVWVVYLLVFLLTLAKRKEPHIYVANWFYLAFIVTIAVLHLGNNLALPVSIFSPKSYIVWSGVQDAMFQWWYGHNAVGFFLTAGFLAIMYYFVPKRANRPVYSYRLSIIHFWALIFIYIWAGPHHLHYTALPDWAQTLGMTFSIMLWMPSWGGMINGIMTLSGAWDKLRTDPVLRLMVVSLAFYGMSTFEGPLMSIKAVNSLSHYTDWTIGHVHSGALGWVAYISFGAIYCLVPWLWNRKELYSLKLVNWHFWISTLGIVLYISAMWVSGILQGLMWRAYTSLGFLEYSFIETVAAMHPFYVIRALGGALFLAGALIMVFNVWMTITSGEPESAQDNAPLQPRLVPAE